One genomic region from Spirosoma sp. KCTC 42546 encodes:
- a CDS encoding Uma2 family endonuclease has protein sequence MIAEQRQFITQEAYLSMERVALEKSEYYQGETLPMAGASKQYNRIKENVSGEIYIALRGSDCQSFSSDMRVHLPETTLFAYPDIVIVCGEPQLIDDEFDNLLNPVVLIEVLLDGTEDYDRGRKFQRYRKIPSLQEYILINSQAVEIEVWRKNELGLWTLIEQVSESTGSFTIGTISLTISLLKVYDRTIGLLA, from the coding sequence ATGATAGCAGAACAACGACAATTCATTACGCAGGAAGCGTATCTGTCCATGGAGCGTGTTGCCCTTGAAAAAAGTGAATATTATCAGGGAGAAACTTTACCAATGGCAGGTGCATCTAAACAATACAATCGTATCAAAGAAAATGTATCGGGTGAAATTTATATTGCATTACGGGGAAGTGACTGTCAATCGTTCTCTTCGGACATGCGCGTTCATTTACCCGAAACGACCCTGTTTGCCTATCCTGATATTGTGATTGTGTGTGGAGAACCACAATTAATAGACGATGAATTCGATAACCTGCTTAATCCGGTCGTGCTCATTGAAGTTTTATTGGATGGGACAGAAGACTATGACCGAGGTCGGAAATTTCAACGATATCGAAAAATTCCTTCGCTTCAAGAGTATATCTTAATTAACTCACAGGCAGTTGAGATCGAGGTCTGGCGAAAAAATGAACTAGGTTTATGGACGCTCATTGAGCAGGTTTCCGAATCTACCGGAAGTTTTACGATCGGTACGATTAGTCTCACGATTTCGTTACTGAAGGTATATGACCGAACTATAGGTCTGTTGGCTTAA
- a CDS encoding glycosyltransferase, whose protein sequence is MRKVRVLHVSTAHQPQDPRIVFKQCQTLSEQYEVFCALPNADPTIAPAIHFIRLPYFRRVIWRILLTCPFILLRCLWLRPKLVHVYVPEFLPFAYVFQLLGAKVIYEVQENLHKKMHLKTINNGFLLTTVFAWFDHLARKHFYLIFTEHGYLNTYTTLAKPHEVIYNYPLLPFLEPFQQPYSPNLAQPSFFYIGWLSFERAFDTLVEALAQLKTTYPNFNLHLFGQRRFTERDLATLPFFSDVQDNIHFYGYTDQRIAFKQAVGATVGLALLKPVGDYPESYPTKLFEYMALGLPVITSDFTLYQDIVERHQCGFCVSPYKPAQLAEALIYLADHPDAARLMGQRGFRAVEQFYNWTSEARKLLIFYERILSGV, encoded by the coding sequence ATGAGAAAAGTTCGTGTTCTGCATGTTAGTACTGCTCACCAACCGCAAGACCCGCGAATAGTCTTCAAACAATGCCAGACCCTTTCTGAACAATACGAGGTATTTTGTGCCCTACCCAATGCTGATCCTACTATTGCTCCCGCAATTCATTTTATCCGGTTACCCTACTTCCGACGTGTTATCTGGCGAATTCTGTTGACCTGCCCGTTTATTCTACTTCGATGCCTATGGTTACGCCCGAAACTTGTGCATGTGTATGTACCCGAATTTCTGCCATTTGCCTATGTATTTCAACTGCTGGGAGCGAAAGTCATTTATGAAGTACAGGAAAATCTACACAAAAAAATGCATCTTAAAACCATCAATAATGGTTTTTTGCTGACAACTGTATTCGCTTGGTTTGACCATCTCGCTCGAAAACACTTCTACCTGATTTTTACTGAACATGGCTATCTGAATACCTATACAACGCTGGCCAAGCCCCACGAAGTGATCTACAATTATCCATTACTTCCCTTTCTTGAACCATTTCAACAGCCCTATAGCCCTAACCTTGCGCAGCCATCGTTTTTCTATATTGGCTGGCTCAGTTTCGAGCGGGCGTTCGATACGCTTGTCGAAGCGCTGGCTCAACTCAAGACAACTTATCCAAATTTCAATCTGCATTTGTTCGGTCAACGTAGGTTTACTGAACGTGATCTGGCTACGCTTCCTTTTTTTAGTGATGTTCAGGATAATATACACTTCTATGGCTATACCGATCAACGGATCGCTTTCAAACAGGCCGTTGGTGCAACAGTGGGGCTAGCATTACTTAAACCCGTAGGTGACTATCCTGAATCGTACCCTACCAAGTTATTTGAATATATGGCCCTGGGTTTACCTGTTATTACCTCAGATTTTACTTTGTATCAAGATATAGTCGAACGTCATCAATGCGGATTCTGTGTTTCGCCTTATAAGCCAGCTCAACTTGCAGAAGCACTCATCTACCTGGCGGATCATCCAGATGCAGCGCGACTCATGGGTCAGCGGGGTTTTAGGGCTGTAGAGCAATTTTACAACTGGACTAGTGAGGCTCGTAAGCTGCTTATTTTTTATGAACGCATACTTTCTGGTGTTTAA
- a CDS encoding 3-oxoacyl-ACP synthase III family protein translates to MYIHAVSHYLPTQVVGNEHFTQLNGLSSDWIIERTGIVERRKAAPGENTNTMTIEVVKQLQDKADLSKVDLIVGGTYTPYDTIVSIAHEAQHYLGIADIPAVSISSACSSLLNAIEVVEGYFALNKASYALVIVSEHNTLYYNEQDTISGHLWGDGAAALLITKERQSEGDFSIKGLLTGGAAHTPKATTGVMMKPADGGVTMPHGRDVFINACQYMPKASLQVLERCGLTLADVDYILPHQANLRISRNVMNTLGLPEEKLISNIQRYGNTGCAGCAIALSEKWDTFQKGQRIVITVFGGGYSYGAMLVEV, encoded by the coding sequence ATGTACATTCACGCAGTAAGCCATTACCTACCAACCCAGGTAGTTGGCAACGAACATTTTACCCAGCTCAATGGCCTGTCCAGCGACTGGATTATCGAACGCACTGGAATTGTGGAGCGACGAAAAGCTGCTCCCGGCGAGAATACGAATACCATGACCATTGAGGTTGTTAAGCAACTTCAGGATAAAGCCGATCTCTCCAAAGTTGATTTGATTGTAGGCGGAACCTATACGCCTTACGATACAATTGTTTCCATTGCTCATGAAGCCCAGCATTATCTCGGTATAGCCGATATTCCAGCGGTTTCAATTTCATCTGCCTGCTCGTCACTTCTTAATGCAATTGAGGTAGTTGAAGGTTACTTTGCTTTAAATAAAGCCAGTTATGCGCTCGTCATCGTATCGGAGCATAATACGCTTTACTATAATGAACAGGATACTATTTCCGGGCATTTATGGGGAGATGGTGCAGCAGCCCTACTGATTACAAAGGAACGGCAGAGCGAAGGGGATTTTTCCATTAAAGGCCTCTTGACAGGTGGAGCTGCGCATACACCCAAAGCGACTACGGGTGTGATGATGAAACCTGCCGATGGTGGTGTTACTATGCCTCACGGACGCGACGTCTTTATTAACGCCTGTCAATACATGCCTAAGGCTAGCCTACAAGTGCTTGAACGATGCGGCCTGACCCTGGCCGATGTAGATTATATTTTGCCCCACCAGGCTAATCTACGGATATCCAGGAACGTAATGAACACCCTTGGCTTACCAGAAGAGAAACTGATTTCTAATATTCAACGCTACGGAAATACGGGCTGTGCCGGTTGTGCCATCGCACTGTCTGAAAAGTGGGATACATTTCAAAAGGGCCAACGGATCGTCATCACCGTGTTCGGGGGCGGTTATTCGTATGGAGCTATGTTGGTAGAAGTATAA